Genomic segment of Geminocystis herdmanii PCC 6308:
AGAAGCCTTAAAACGCTCTCAATGGTGGTTATTATGGGGGATGTTATTTTTAAATGTTACTGCTAATTTAGGCTTTATTTCTCAACTATCAACTATTGCTAAAAATTTATATCCAGTTATGGCTAATCTTACGCCTCAAGAAGCGACTCAAGCAAGGGATACTGCAGGGGCTTTTGTAGTGGCGATCGCATCAATTTTTAATGGATTAGGGCGCTTATTTTGGGCATGGTTATCCGATGGTATTGGTAGAAAGTTAGTATTTTCTATCATGTTTTTAAGTCAAGCCGTACTGTATCTGATTATTCCTCACATCAGTAACTACTACGTTTTTATGATCATTGCTTCTTATTTATTAGGATGTTTAGGGGGAGGATTTGCCACTATGCCTGCATTTACGGCGGATACTTTTGGTTCTGCACATATTGGGCGCATTTATGGCACAATGTTAATTGCGTGGGGTAGTGCTGGA
This window contains:
- a CDS encoding MFS transporter — encoded protein: MLFLNVTANLGFISQLSTIAKNLYPVMANLTPQEATQARDTAGAFVVAIASIFNGLGRLFWAWLSDGIGRKLVFSIMFLSQAVLYLIIPHISNYYVFMIIASYLLGCLGGGFATMPAFTADTFGSAHIGRIYGTMLIAWGSAGVVGPLIFTWIQETTGSYNLALYVAMALLFIGFILTRMYKRPSLPKYHMSST